Proteins encoded in a region of the Chitinophagales bacterium genome:
- a CDS encoding sigma-54 dependent transcriptional regulator, whose protein sequence is MARLLIIDDEKSIRNTMREVLEYEGYTIEEAENGQKGLEMIKSNPYDAIFLDIKMPKMDGMEVLEESMKILSDTPVIMISGHATVDNAVEAVKKGAYDFISKPMDLNRLLITVRNALDKTNLITETKVLKRKVTKTREIIGDSPSIQKIKDTIERVAPTDARVLITGDNGTGKELVARWIHEKSSRANATLVEVNCAAIPTDLIESELFGHEKGAFTSAIKQRIGKFEQADGGTLFLDEIGDMSPSAQSKVLRALQEGKITRVGGDKEIKVDVRVIAATNKDLIKEIEESNFRMDLYHRLSVILIHVPSLNERTEDIPLLAEKFVKEICEDYGSPKKVITPKALARLQEVNWTGNIRELHNTIERLVILSDNKITEDEVVAYAPSAKSDTFNMDMFDEYKKFQDFRDHMEKIFIEYKLEKFGWNISKTAEEIEIQRSHLYSKMEKYGLKKN, encoded by the coding sequence ATGGCCCGGCTACTAATAATTGACGATGAAAAAAGTATTCGCAATACTATGCGCGAAGTGCTTGAATATGAGGGTTATACCATAGAAGAAGCAGAAAATGGACAAAAAGGTTTGGAGATGATCAAGTCCAATCCTTATGATGCCATTTTTCTGGATATTAAAATGCCGAAAATGGATGGCATGGAAGTGCTGGAAGAGTCGATGAAAATTTTGTCGGATACTCCGGTGATCATGATTTCCGGCCATGCTACAGTTGACAATGCAGTGGAAGCTGTTAAAAAAGGGGCTTACGATTTCATCTCCAAACCAATGGATTTGAACCGCCTTTTGATCACGGTGAGAAATGCGCTGGACAAAACCAACCTGATCACTGAAACCAAAGTTTTAAAGCGAAAGGTGACCAAGACCCGTGAGATCATTGGTGATTCTCCAAGCATTCAGAAAATTAAAGATACCATAGAACGCGTAGCGCCTACTGATGCACGCGTATTGATCACAGGCGACAATGGAACGGGCAAAGAACTGGTAGCCCGCTGGATCCATGAAAAGAGCAGCAGGGCCAATGCCACATTGGTAGAGGTCAATTGTGCTGCTATTCCCACAGATTTGATTGAAAGCGAATTGTTCGGACACGAAAAGGGGGCATTTACTTCTGCTATTAAACAGCGCATCGGTAAATTTGAACAAGCCGATGGAGGCACTCTTTTTCTTGATGAAATTGGCGACATGAGCCCCTCTGCACAATCCAAAGTGCTTAGGGCCTTGCAGGAAGGAAAAATCACCCGGGTTGGAGGCGATAAAGAAATCAAAGTGGATGTGCGGGTTATTGCAGCCACAAATAAAGATTTGATCAAAGAAATTGAAGAGAGCAATTTCAGAATGGACCTTTATCATCGCCTGAGCGTGATATTGATACATGTTCCCTCGCTGAATGAAAGAACAGAAGACATTCCGCTTTTGGCGGAAAAATTTGTGAAAGAAATTTGTGAAGATTACGGCTCGCCCAAAAAGGTGATCACACCCAAAGCACTTGCGCGATTGCAGGAAGTCAACTGGACTGGGAATATTCGCGAATTGCACAATACCATTGAGCGCCTGGTGATATTAAGCGATAATAAGATTACTGAAGATGAGGTGGTGGCTTATGCGCCTTCTGCAAAATCCGACACCTTTAATATGGATATGTTTGATGAATACAAAAAATTCCAGGATTTCCGCGATCATATGGAGAAAATATTTATAGAGTATAAACTTGAAAAATTCGGGTGGAATATTTCCAAAACTGCTGAAGAGATAGAAATTCAGCGCAGCCACCTCTACAGTAAAATGGAGAAATACGGGTTGAAGAAAAATTGA
- a CDS encoding UPF0175 family protein, whose protein sequence is MKTVSFNLPDTVDEKEVKMKLASFFYEKGIMSSGQAAEFAGTTKRNFIESLGQYGVSIFGEDTDDLENIING, encoded by the coding sequence ATGAAAACGGTCTCCTTTAATTTGCCAGATACTGTGGATGAAAAAGAAGTGAAAATGAAACTCGCTTCTTTCTTTTACGAAAAGGGAATAATGTCCTCAGGTCAAGCTGCTGAATTTGCCGGGACAACAAAAAGGAATTTCATTGAAAGTCTTGGTCAGTATGGGGTTTCCATATTTGGAGAAGATACAGATGATTTAGAAAATATCATCAATGGCTAA
- a CDS encoding DUF3368 domain-containing protein translates to MAKLIIADTSCLIVLSKIGKIDLLKSLYQKITITKEVKAEFGGKLPSWIKTSEVSDKQKQLDLEKKLDKGEANSIALALEAKDSTLIIDELKGRKIAHSLQINIIGTIGIVLLANKRGLPVDVIETILKIVNSGFRLSDKLLNQIIKKYSK, encoded by the coding sequence ATGGCTAAGCTTATTATAGCAGATACAAGTTGCCTAATTGTACTTTCAAAAATTGGCAAAATCGATTTGCTGAAAAGTCTGTATCAAAAAATTACCATTACAAAAGAAGTAAAAGCCGAGTTTGGCGGTAAACTTCCCAGCTGGATAAAAACTAGCGAAGTAAGTGACAAGCAAAAGCAATTAGATCTTGAGAAAAAGTTGGACAAAGGAGAAGCCAATTCCATTGCCTTGGCTCTCGAAGCTAAAGATTCCACGCTTATAATTGATGAGCTAAAAGGCAGGAAAATAGCACATTCTCTTCAGATAAATATTATTGGAACCATTGGTATTGTTTTGTTGGCAAATAAAAGAGGCTTGCCTGTTGATGTGATAGAAACAATACTTAAAATCGTTAATTCCGGCTTTCGATTATCTGATAAATTACTGAACCAAATTATAAAAAAATACAGCAAGTAA
- a CDS encoding glycosyltransferase: protein MQLSVVIVNYNVKYFIEQALYSVERAIEGMDAEVIVVDNASGDGSTDLIKARFPGVRLICNDKNTGFAVANNQAIALAKGKYVLLLNPDTVLPENALKKCCEYMEQHSDVGALGVKMLDGQGQFLPESKRALPTPLVSFYKIFGLAELFPHSKRFARYHLGYLDKDENHEVDVLAGAFMFIRKAALDKSGLFDEAFFMYGEDIDLSYRIQQSGFKLMYLSEVEILHYKGESTKRGSLNYVRIFYNAMIIFAEKHFSGKRAQLYSRMIHFAVYLRAGMSLMRRFLAKLLLPLSDALLILAGLHLSMDFWAETVKHDPNYYENNVSGVLSLVYTFIWLISLYFNGAYDRPFRFFRLVRGVFIGTIFIAVLYAFLEENFRFSRALILLGSIWAIFSTTALRSIWNFFSRRSFAFDTERSNRLAIVGGLKEGKRALSLLSQAGVDYRFIGYILPEKMQEQNSHVLGSFENIETLCNWYEIEELIFCNVDIEFKDIVHCMQSLGGKVQFKTITPGSNSIIGSNSKKSAGDLYAIDFNLAIDRPMQRRNKRVMDLILAFIMLIAFPLLLFWVKNSLQLLKNIIGVIVGKVSWVGYEKGEFDYGNFTLPKVKPGVLYPSSVFSKIPDNNTKARLNLLYAKDYSVYSDLRILGKALMGRVM, encoded by the coding sequence ATGCAGCTATCTGTCGTCATAGTTAATTATAATGTAAAATACTTTATCGAGCAGGCACTGTACAGTGTTGAACGCGCTATTGAAGGTATGGATGCTGAAGTCATTGTGGTCGATAATGCCTCGGGCGATGGCTCTACCGATTTGATCAAAGCGCGTTTTCCGGGTGTGCGCTTAATTTGCAATGATAAAAATACAGGTTTTGCAGTGGCCAATAACCAGGCCATTGCATTGGCAAAAGGAAAATATGTACTCTTGCTAAATCCCGATACGGTGCTGCCAGAAAATGCGCTGAAAAAATGCTGCGAATATATGGAGCAGCACAGCGATGTTGGGGCACTTGGTGTGAAAATGCTCGATGGACAGGGGCAATTTTTGCCAGAATCAAAAAGAGCGCTGCCCACACCGCTGGTTTCTTTCTATAAAATATTTGGACTGGCAGAGCTTTTCCCCCATTCAAAGCGATTTGCACGCTATCACCTGGGTTATCTCGATAAGGATGAAAACCATGAAGTAGATGTGCTGGCCGGAGCCTTTATGTTTATCAGGAAAGCAGCACTGGATAAATCCGGGCTTTTTGATGAAGCATTTTTTATGTATGGCGAAGACATTGACCTTTCCTATCGCATTCAGCAGAGTGGTTTCAAATTGATGTATCTGTCGGAAGTGGAAATTTTGCACTACAAGGGAGAAAGCACCAAGCGCGGCAGCCTAAATTATGTGCGCATATTTTACAATGCCATGATCATTTTTGCTGAAAAGCATTTCAGTGGAAAACGCGCGCAATTGTATTCCCGAATGATTCATTTTGCAGTTTACCTGCGGGCGGGGATGAGCCTGATGAGGCGCTTTTTAGCAAAGCTTCTGCTGCCTCTTTCCGATGCGCTTTTGATCTTGGCCGGACTGCATTTGTCCATGGATTTTTGGGCGGAAACGGTCAAGCATGATCCAAATTATTATGAAAACAATGTGTCAGGAGTATTGAGTCTTGTCTATACATTTATCTGGTTAATCAGTCTCTATTTCAACGGAGCATACGACCGCCCCTTTCGCTTTTTCAGGTTGGTGCGAGGTGTGTTTATCGGCACAATATTCATTGCCGTACTCTATGCTTTCCTGGAAGAAAATTTCCGCTTTTCAAGGGCATTGATCCTTTTGGGCAGTATTTGGGCCATTTTCAGTACTACGGCATTGCGCTCAATTTGGAATTTCTTTAGTAGACGATCTTTTGCTTTTGATACGGAGCGGAGCAACAGGCTTGCAATTGTAGGAGGGCTGAAAGAAGGGAAGCGCGCTTTATCGCTGCTTTCCCAGGCGGGGGTTGATTATCGTTTTATCGGATATATTTTGCCCGAAAAAATGCAGGAGCAAAACAGTCACGTGCTTGGGAGTTTTGAAAATATAGAAACGCTTTGCAATTGGTATGAAATAGAAGAGCTCATTTTTTGCAATGTCGATATTGAATTCAAGGACATTGTACACTGCATGCAAAGCTTGGGTGGCAAGGTTCAATTTAAAACCATCACCCCTGGTAGCAATAGCATTATTGGCAGCAATTCAAAAAAATCTGCCGGAGATCTTTATGCCATAGATTTTAACCTGGCCATTGACCGGCCCATGCAGCGAAGAAACAAGCGCGTGATGGATTTAATACTGGCTTTTATTATGCTTATTGCTTTTCCTCTGCTGCTCTTTTGGGTAAAAAATTCCTTGCAATTGCTCAAAAATATTATTGGGGTAATTGTAGGCAAAGTAAGTTGGGTAGGCTACGAAAAAGGAGAATTTGATTATGGCAATTTTACACTTCCAAAAGTAAAACCCGGGGTATTGTACCCTTCGTCTGTATTTTCCAAAATACCTGACAACAACACAAAAGCGCGACTGAATCTGCTTTATGCCAAAGATTATTCGGTTTATAGTGATTTGAGGATTTTGGGGAAGGCTTTGATGGGGAGGGTGATGTAG